The region CATGTGGCATAAGGTTCatttaatataaaacaattCACAATAATAAAAGGAGAGCATTTAGATGTGATTCGAAAAATCCACAGATCTACCATAAATAAAGTTGTTGACTCTACTGAATAAGAGAACTTAAGAATGGAACTGATAATGATACACTACATTCACTAAATTGAGAGCATCAAAGTTAAATTTCAGTGCAGTGATTTAAAAAAGGCAACATTGCATGGAAACTGTTACAAGCAAGATAATTTTCATTGTTACATGTGCTCAGCCACAATTTTCATTTTCTGATCGGCagatattaatttatcaaatcattGTTAAAATTCAAGCGTCTAATAGggaataaaaattcaaaattgatcAAGAAAAGGAAAGGTCTCAACTAAATGATTAGAAATAATCAAACCTCTCTTCTTTATGTGGCTGCAAGGACATAAATGCCAGCCATATATAAAGAGGCGAGACGACGATTAGCAGGTCCGGGGCATACTTTCTCTTTGCAATTGGAAAAATTCCAAGGAAAAGCAATGCAAGAACGAAACAGAAGTTGAAATTGTTAAATGcatttctgaaataaaataattgccCTTCGACCCCATACAAGTGGCTCTCACCACCTCCTGCGACATTGTAGAGTAAAAGATTCAAGACAGATGATGTCCATCTTCTGTAGTAGTGATAGTCAACCAATACTGAGAGTACCTGGGAATAGTATCACTTTAGTTTGTAATTTAAACGTATGTTAAAATAGGTTTCAACAGAAGAATACCCATAACTTCTCAAAACTTGTCAGTTAGAGGTATACAACTAAATGAGCGACTAAATTAGTGtgaaaatgaaaacaaagaTGGACTTACTAAAGCACCAGCAGAAGTGACAGCACCGGCAAAAAATGTTTGTTTAAATCTTCTTTTCAAAGCATAGAATGTAATGGGAAGGAAAGCCAAGATTGAAAATGGCCAACCAAGGATTACACCAATAGCTGCAACAGCTACAGCCATAGCAGGTTTATCAAGAAGAAAAAATCCAGAAGACAGACTCATGGCATACATAGAGAATGAACTCGGGAGAAAACCTGTCAAGAAAACCAAAAGAagcataatttataaaactaggATAAAGAAAAATGCCAAACAGTCTAATATTAGGAAGACAACGACCGAAAATTGTAATATGCTGCTGAAAATTGGCTACTTAATCTATAAGGCAGAGTACcagaaaagaaactaaattcaCAATCCACGGAAACAAAAAACAACTTAAACGTTTACTCACTTGTGCTGGCAAAGAAACAACCACTGGTTAAGCATAGCATAGCAAGTGCATATGAAGCAAGACGTTTCCCGTATTTTCTGGAAAGCGCAACCACCAGAGTGGCATCGGCAAGAACAGAAATGAGACCAAGGAAGAGTCTCACTGCATAAAACACTCTCACCTGAGAATGACATACAAAGACATAATTCATTAAACACTATTTTCATATAGCAAaagcaaaaaacaaaaaacaaagcCATCAAGAAGGACAGAAATCTTACTTTGTCCTCACCGTACAACCAGGAAGCTGGTAGACCCACTAATTCGTGAAAATTAATGTACAAGTAGGACCGAAGAGCAAACTGAGAGCTGCAAGCAGTATATATGTTACAAATTgatcaaatatcaaaatgaaaaagactTAGCAATTGTTTCAAACTAGGTAGCATGGACACGGGAAACGGGACACTTGGAAATGTACCCTACGAAACAGCCTTTCCTATGTAAACAACAAGTGTGGGACACATTTCTGAAACGGGAAACATTGATTGAATGAATGAattgtccgtgctacctaggtttcaaacaaaaccaaccCTCTAAAATCTAAATAATCATCAAGTAATACGAGACCCAGTTCCAAATTCAAACTCAAACCCCTGCTAAAAATCACCAAACAAACAGCTTTCAAGTACCCACTACAGAAATGCTGAAAAACCCATTCGTTAAAACCCACTAAAAACACTAAATTTTGTAAAGTAAAGATTAAACCAAAGCAAAAATAAAGAGTCATAGCTACCTGTATTCCCAAGTTTGAAAGCCAGAGTTGTAAAGAAGATAATGAAGAGGTTCCCAATAGTTAAAAACCTCGTCACAATCATGTATAATATTTGATGTAGCGCTCATATACCTCAGCATTCCCAAAGCTAAAATTGGAAATAACCATGACACccccttttcttcttcttttttgccATTCGATCCATCAGGTTTGTTTACCTTACTGTAAGGttctgatgatgatgatgaggtGTCGCCGGAAGGTAGCGGACGCCGCTGCCTTGTTGACAGAGACATGTAGCAGGCTGTGAGTGAGAGTGTTGTTTCGCCGGTCAGTGTGAAAATAAAAAGGTAATTCCTTCCTTCGCTACAAAGAAAACTTCAGCTTCTTTTAAGGAAAGTATAAAGAGAGCATAGTgttcatttatattatttaatttcggGTTAATCTTATAAAATTTCATCAACTGTATACgtattctcaatttaatcacgttttttgaatctttttataaaaatacaccgACTtctatttttctcaaattcataaaCGGTGTGACGtgtcactcatttattggttaaAAATAACTTACACCTTTGTAAATTGCACCAATGGATGAGTGCCAAGTCAGCagcgtgtatgaatttggaaaaaaaataaaagttagtgtatttttatgagaggTTTGAAAGagcgtgattaaattgagaaaatgtgtaaagttagtgaatttttataacattacctCTTTAATTTTCATAAGGATAATTATACATTGCAACAGTTGTGGCACGTCATTTgtacaacaaaccaatgagcCGGTAaccatttgtaaatatttaataaaaaaaataaaaaataattaaaatttctcTACCACATATACTCATTAACTTGTTGTTAAAATGACGTGGCATAAccgttgcatgggataaacactcttttcatacatatcaatataattatttttataaatatgaaagCGGTACGTGGTTCGAACATATTTATAACaaggaaaattaaaaaatacagcTAATACATTGTATCATTCGTACAATAAATCAATAATGCGTTAGCCATTGTGAGTGGAGCGGTATTTGGGGGCTGCTCGCCTAGACTTATGTCTGACTTCTGATATGGAaacattttgaaaaatggagtcggcACCTATCTAAATTAGGAAATGCATTTACTACTGACTAGATAACCTCATACGCTTATGGGAGAGATCATCGTGCATCAGATCAAAAGACAGGCTTCGATGTACCAAAATTCTTGTACTTGACTGATCGATTACATTCATTTACAGGACAATATCCggtatatctcatctcaatCATACATGTAGTCTATAGGATAATGTGCTGGAAATATAAACCAGTCTGAAAAGTTGATAAAGGAAAGCGATAAAGCATGTGATACAtgcatatgactcgatttgTACTTCCATGTGAGACATGTAGCAAATAGTCCCAAACAAGCATCTCCTAGGGTTTCTATCATGTAGCAGACATAAGTGGGTGTTAGTCATTTTGCATGCACAAAGACTAAACTGGATGTATATGTGAtatttgttagtgatatgcactaggtcaatcatgtttgaccatgttttgactttatcattttgttatttattgattggcaattttatcattttatattaatgattaaagacttgaatggttaattctttctaaggtcatcaagtatgcgacttgatagtagaatccttaggtttaataaaagaattatataccatatatccctagtcttaatagaacattgagactagtatgatgttgactgatgattatgttttactaatcatgtatatgagatattaagtcaaatcataggtgctatttgagaaataaggcactggatgacccactgtgagaatactacatagatcactgtcataagtaattctcattacagttctattagtataatcttttgaccttgaaatcatcatggatttctacatagctatttcatattttgatacagtcttacattatctttaacaggataatggaatagattgtcattggatatgaaagtaactatgtgagaaatgcgAGTGACTGAGAatgaatttgtccctcatttatttgagtaagatatctatgggccccttgaagaagatagactgaaggaaatgcatggccatgctaattgataaggagttatcattttcagtctacttagagtcaagaaactaatgattgaatattataaggatgacagaactatgccttatattcaatttggatatcgagagacaaagggattaaaatattattataaatggttaaatcggattatcgatattcgtataacttgggtagtcataatgtcttgttagaggccacttatgacttgtggactgaaatagggatttcgagcctactgccaacgttatatgaacctagagggtcgcacactaagaacaggcccaaaacagttatgggttgtacaagttcaatgtgattaagtgattaattatatatatatatatatatatatatatatatatatatatatatattaattcgaaatttaaggataagtgttttccttaatttattattttttggaagataataaatatagtaattaatatatatggatgattatcaaaaagaagtttttgataaacataaacttgtagaattgcaatgagattgaaattcgaatttgtctcaaaccctaatgttgttgtatcactataaatacacattaagcaattggtttaagaatcacgaaattcattattcactaaatcactaaaattcgaaattgcttgtgaagcaatagtgctagcacacaagcactagttttggctaaggtctgttcgtgtggatactcgtagaggacgcgttcttttggaggtgtttctgatccgaggccaggtatcaccaaagtgaaccacctccttccttcctacattgctgttgaattcgacatacaagtaagtacttattctgttaattcgaattacatggatcttggtttgggtttttagataaaattttgaaattccgctgtgttatgaacctagaaaacccagcaatattgattttattttaagtcaTCTTGAATGCTTATTCAACGACCAATTACTTTTTCATATATTCTTTCTAAGTGATTTGTTGGAATTGCTGGATTTTGAGTTAAGTTAACGTGGTTAAAATATTAAGCATGTTAATATTGGATTTGACATGCTTTGGAAAGCGCATAAACATTGCAAACATACACAAGTGTAGTTGATATACATGCAAAGTTAGATATACTTTTTAACCTTGTTGAACCATAGAGTCTGGCACTCATCTGTCGTCTGCTGTTTGTGTGATCGGAATATGGAATTGTTCAAAATATGGAAATTCTTCGTCTCATCGATATGGTTACACAGATCCAAACATAGGTTGATTCCAAGTTCAACCAAACCCGGAATTACTTCTGGAAGTTTCTGGTCTCTAGCGGGCTCAGGTTTCGGGGCCTGTTTGGCTTGGCATGTTATAAAAATGGCTTTTAAATCCGAAAAACATTTATTCTGGCCCATTTCAATGCAGAATATAAAActacaaataattataaaactgTGGGCTCAAACAGAGCCCAATTTCGAGTTCAAACGAGCCCGAAAACATGAAAACAAGTTTTGGAGCGATTATGGAAGATCTAGGAGTGGTCCAGGCCAAAGAATGACAGAGCCAAATGGATTAGCACTGGCGCCAAGAGGATTTGCGGCTGCACCACTTTCAAGTAGCGGCGGCGTCACTAAAAGGTGGCGGTGGCGCCACCAAATACTAGTTCGCGGCAGTTCGTCGTTTGGTTCGTCTTTCAtgcaaaaaaaacacaaaaacgaGCAAAAACGTAGAAAAAACATACTTGAATATTCTGAGATCAAAATATAAtgattaaaacttatttaaacatCCTAAATATATGTTTCAAGTTTGATTTATAGTAATTATggcaaaaacaacaaatatgaCAAATATGGCAAACATGGCTAAACATGCGATTCTAATATCAGATTTGAACATATTCAATATATGATGATTAAAACTGGGTGAAATATCCtataaacatatttttaaatcaaatttatggAAATCATGGTAAGAAGACGAAAAGCATGGCAATTACggcaaaaatactgaaaataaactaaacatgcatcctagATAAAAGGTATGTCCTTCCTTCGCTACAAAGAAATCTTCCGATTCTTTTTAAAGAAAGTATAAAGGGAGTATagtgtttatttatgttatttaattttcataaatattaatctaattatttttataaatatgaaagCGGCGTGTGATTCGAACATATTTATAacaagaaaaattataaaacacaaCCATTGCGCCATATCATTCGTACAACAAACCAATAATGTGTTCACCATTATGAGCGGAGCAGGGTTCGGGGTCCGCTTGCCCAGATTTATGGCTGACTTCGTATATGAAAaggtttaaaaaaaatggagtcgccacctaccTAAACTAGAAAATGCCTTTCCTACTGACTAGACAACATGATATGCTTATGGGTGAGATCATCATGCATCGGACCAAAATACCGGGTTTGATGGACATTATCAAAACTCTTATACTTGGCTTATCGATTGCATTCATTTACTGGGAAAATCCGGTATTCTCATCTTAATCATACATGTAGTCCATAAGATAATGTGCTGAAAATATAAACAAGTCTGGAAAGCTGGTAAAGGAAAGCGATAAAACATGTGAgatgcgcatatgactcgatttggACCGGCATGTGAGACATGTAACAAATACTCCTAAGCAAGCATCTCATCTAGGGGTTTCTATCATGTAGCATACAGAGGTGGGTCTTAGTCATTCTACATGCACAAACCCTAAACCGGATGTATatgtgatatttattttattttaagtcttcttgaattttttttacaaccACTAATTACTTTTTCGTAGCAATCCTATGATTTCCAAGTGATTTGCTGGACTTGCTGGATATAGAGCTAAGTTAACGTGGTTAAGTTATTATGCATGTTAATATTGGATATGTACACGCTTTATAAATCGCATAAACATTGCAAACATACACAAGTGCAGTTGATATAaatacaaggttagagatactttttaaTCTTGTTAAACTAGAGTGTCTGGAACTCGTCTGAATGTCTATGCGATCAGAATCTATAATTGGTCATAACATAGAAGTTCTTCGTCTCGTCGATAAGGATCCATAGGTCTAAACTAAGGTCAATTCCAAGTTTAAACAAACCCATAATTGCTTTTGTATGTTTTTGGTATCTAGCGGGCTCGGTCTTCGAGGCTCGTTTGGCTTGGCAGATTACAAAAATGGCTTTTAAGCCCGAAATACATTAGGTCTAAACCATtacaatatataatataaaacaacAACTAAGTACAAAACTTTGGGCTCAAACGGGGCCCAATTCCGAGCTGAAACGAGCCCTGAAACACGAAAACAAGTTCTGgaacaattttaaaagatcTAGGAGTGGTCTGGGCTGAAGAACGGCGGGTATCTTGTTCCCTCAGATCGTACACTAGTTGTTTTTTCATACTTATaaataatcgataaaacgataaacaAATAGATATTTAACGATCAAATCATACTATATGCGATGCAATTTAATACTAATACTTATGATATTACAAAATACCTTATGCAAACAAATATAGAATAGACATGTCGATCGATTCTCCCCCGGATGTACTAACTGGTCGATCTCGTAGCTTGTCGATTCCTTTAATACAATGCAACATCAAAAATGTGTTTAATTCACAAACGCCAAACTTATAATAAAACCCTAAGTTTAGGGCTAAGCCGACATCgtacttttttttgtttactcACTGAACTTGTTGTTTTATTTAACTACTCGACTTTGAAAACACTTGTACTCTTAACAATTCATTTGATTATAACATTTAACTTGTTAACCCTCTACGAATCTTATCGATTCTCTTTTACACTTAATCGGAAGGTCCTCGATATCCTATTTATTGTCCGATAGAATTCCACTCGAATACACGGGTAGAGGGAGGGCAAAAATGCCCTGTACGGTGTCCCTGTCTGCTGTGCACCCGCACAGTTGGCACTGTGCGTTTGCACAACTTGGTGTGCATCCGCATAGCACGACTGTGCTTACGCAGAGCCTCAGAATTCATATTTCGAGCTGTTTCTAACGTgccaaaacgctccaaactcaatcTAGAACCAAAACCTAACTCAATACTATCATTAAACgtcataaaatcaataaaacgaCTAGGTTATAGCATTTTCGATTCAACCGCAAACACTTTAACTAAAACAGCCCACAAAACCCCAATTTTCAACCCTAAAATGAATTTCTTACCTTGATTCAAAGCTTGAAGAAGATAGAGGattgaatttataaaagaaCGGTACAAGAATCACGCAAATCCGATAAGAAACGATCAAACACTAGCTTTCGCCAGTTTTTCTTGCAATTTTGATGAACTGAGATGAAAATGCTTTCTGGATTCTTCTTTCTTCATTCAAATGGTTTCTTTTTTATATGATGGTCAAAGTGCTTATGGGCTgcccataatttttttatcatgttaatgttgaattgattttaataatGTTGATTCAAAAGAAAAGAATTATGTGTTATGCCATTTGGTACGTGGTTTTGCCATTCAGTATAATAATCGAGTCATATGCCTTTGGTTGATTGTTTGCTCGATTTTGGATTGTCCAATGCTTATGTATGCGTGGTACGAGTTTATCGATTATTTTGATATTGTAAGTTGTTGATAGTTTAGAATTTTCCAAGCATGTTATAGGGTTGTTTTGCATGTCTTTGCGATTCATAAATGTTGAGCTATCAATTGTTGTTTTAAATCCAAGTTAAGTGATTGTTAATTGAGTTTCTATGATGTTTGATACCTATAAACTGTTTTGGGTTGAATTGGAGTTTATGgatgtttttatataattcaaatgGATAATGTTATTTATGGTTTGTGATATCCGTTTCATGTTGGTGTTGGTTCAAACGTAATTTTTGGATGTTGTGCTATGCCAtgctttattttaaatattggaTTGATGTTTAGTTTATTGTTGACTTTTCTTGGGCATGATGGATTCATTTATGATGTTTTGTTTGCTAAGGCATGTTGTGGCTTGTGTTGCCATTTCGTGCATGATTGGTCATTTTGGATTTCTATCCAACACTTTGGGTGCGTGTTGTATATTGTTGATTTATTAAGTAATATTGAGTTATGTTTGCTTTCAAACTTGACATTGATTTATTAAATGACTTTCCAGATTTTAAACATCGTTTATAAATTGTGAATACGTTGGGTCgtgttagacttgggtcgcgcGATATGTGAGATATAACTTGGAAGTCTtgttgactcggctaactcaccaCTTCAGGTTGTAACTTGTTTTATCGAGTTgtttgaaaaagttttcggattatgttttcaagtgGAACTCTATAGGACTTAATTTATTGTATATCTTTGGCTATTGATTCCGTATGTATGTTTTATTCAATGTTCGATTACGCTTTTGCTTGATtgtgtttgtgctagtcctatgtgatgtctagtactctttataGTTAGGGGTTGTTTTTAATCataactttgttttgttttagacccgtcgactactCGTGCCTTAGAGTTGAAACATGTCTAATTTGCTTGCCAAGCTTTCTCGGGAatttgcaagcagtgagtttata is a window of Mercurialis annua linkage group LG2, ddMerAnnu1.2, whole genome shotgun sequence DNA encoding:
- the LOC126667446 gene encoding dol-P-Man:Man(6)GlcNAc(2)-PP-Dol alpha-1,2-mannosyltransferase — translated: MSLSTRQRRPLPSGDTSSSSSEPYSKVNKPDGSNGKKEEEKGVSWLFPILALGMLRYMSATSNIIHDCDEVFNYWEPLHYLLYNSGFQTWEYSSQFALRSYLYINFHELVGLPASWLYGEDKVRVFYAVRLFLGLISVLADATLVVALSRKYGKRLASYALAMLCLTSGCFFASTSFLPSSFSMYAMSLSSGFFLLDKPAMAVAVAAIGVILGWPFSILAFLPITFYALKRRFKQTFFAGAVTSAGALVLSVLVDYHYYRRWTSSVLNLLLYNVAGGGESHLYGVEGQLFYFRNAFNNFNFCFVLALLFLGIFPIAKRKYAPDLLIVVSPLYIWLAFMSLQPHKEERFLYPIYPLICVAASAVIESFPDLFRDKYSSRDSSVWVMIAKLLRPVVLSLILCASHARTFSLINGYGAPIEIYKILEHHDDAGTGSVLCVGSEWHRFPSSFFVPDYVSEIRWIDDGFRGLLPFPFNSTLGGTAAAPPYFNNKNKADEKQYLRDLQECTFLVELQLDRPYPSRGSDMSTWEAIAAYPYLDRELSPPLHRSFFIPYLWQEKNIFGMYKLLKRVQK